Proteins encoded by one window of Crassostrea angulata isolate pt1a10 chromosome 9, ASM2561291v2, whole genome shotgun sequence:
- the LOC128163648 gene encoding tripartite motif-containing protein 45-like, with translation MVRSKKSTMESCDEVKNELSSCQDFTKCPICLDEFKSPKCLPCSHSFCCECLSTHIQSSCKSKMAPVGFRCPLCRDFIPSENISVTPSNWANDFPTNDKVSKIAKITGDKLCDACKREGEEVEAKQYCLMCEDKLCDMCVKFHRRFNFTKDHKLFLLEELKKTPIVTEAVRSCLAHSEENIKYYCEYHSLPCCATCVCTAHKECNDIKNVSEIAEELRTKDFNNFCGEIGDIETELTVIKVNVVKNISDIEEKSVELCERAEMLYAKILQHLEKQKAEYLNQLSTKSKECMQSLKKIAESVCDNIFYLEHCGRSLNRLREEKKDANYVRKFHENRKKIILLKDIYFRNKDNLNSVKLLPDLEEYNPENMKYFVSTSVACVNMHEIRI, from the coding sequence ATGGTCCGTTCTAAAAAAAGTACAATGGAATCTTGTGATGAGGTAAAGAACGAACTTTCTTCCTGTCAGGATTTTACAAAGTGTCCCATTTGCCTTGACGAATTTAAATCGCCAAAATGTCTACCGTGTTCCCATTCGTTTTGTTGCGAATGTTTATCAACCCATATACAGTCTTCGTGCAAGTCTAAGATGGCACCGGTTGGATTTCGCTGTCCCCTCTGTCGAGATTTTATTCCATCTGAAAACATTTCAGTTACGCCAAGCAATTGGGCAAATGATTTCCCGACCAATGATAAAGTAAGTAAAATAGCAAAAATTACAGGGGACAAACTATGTGATGCCTGTAAAAGAGAGGGAGAGGAGGTTGAAGCAAAACAGTATTGCTTGATGTGCGAGGACAAACTTTGTGATATGTGTGTGAAGTTCCATAGAAggttcaattttacaaaagatcACAAGCTGTTCCTATTAGAAGAGTTAAAGAAAACTCCCATTGTGACGGAAGCTGTAAGGTCTTGTCTTGCCCATTCTgaagaaaacataaaatattactGTGAATACCATTCGCTTCCATGTTGCGCAACTTGTGTCTGTACTGCACATAAAGAATGTAAcgatattaaaaatgtttcgGAAATAGCTGAGGAGTTGCGAACGAAGGATTTCAATAACTTTTGCGGTGAAATAGGAGATATTGAAACGGAATTGACAGTTATTAAAGTAAATGTGGTAAAGAATATCTCAGATATTGAAGAAAAATCTGTTGAATTATGCGAACGTGCCGAAATGTTGTATGCAAAAATTCTTCAACATCTTGAAAAGCAGAAAGCTGAATATCTCAACCAACTGTCAACGAAGAGCAAAGAATGCATgcaaagtttaaagaaaattgcagaatcagTTTGTGACAACATTTTCTACCTAGAGCATTGCGGAAGATCATTGAATCGTCTAAGGGAGGAAAAAAAAGATGCCAATTACGTtcgaaaatttcatgaaaatagaaaaaaaattatcttgctgaaagatatttattttagaaataaggATAATCTAAATTCAGTTAAATTGTTACCTGATCTCGAAGAATATAATCCGGAAAATATGAAATACTTTGTCAGTACTAGTGTTGCGTGCGTGAATATGCAtgaaataagaatttaa